The following are from one region of the Abiotrophia defectiva ATCC 49176 genome:
- the fba gene encoding class II fructose-1,6-bisphosphate aldolase — translation MSRLVSMTEMLKKAKEDHYAVGQFNINNLEWTQAVLQAAVENNSPIILGVSEGAGKYMGGPVAVVGMVNGLLEAMDVKVPVALHLDHGSSVDVCKQYIDAGFSSVMFDHSHYPIDENIALTKEVVAYAHPKNVSVEAEVGTVGGTEDGVTGGIKYADLEECKRMVSEGQIDALAAALGSVHGTYAGEPVLGFDEMLAISEATGAPLVLHGGSGIPEFQIKKAIERGHAKINVNTELQQQWTAAVRAKLAADSEVYDPRKVIAPGKEAIVKTTKEIMDMFGSTGKA, via the coding sequence ATGAGTCGTTTAGTAAGTATGACGGAAATGTTGAAGAAAGCAAAAGAAGATCATTACGCTGTTGGTCAATTCAACATCAACAACTTAGAATGGACCCAAGCGGTATTACAAGCTGCTGTAGAAAACAATTCACCAATTATCTTAGGGGTTTCTGAAGGTGCTGGTAAGTACATGGGTGGCCCTGTTGCTGTTGTCGGCATGGTAAATGGTTTGTTGGAAGCAATGGATGTAAAAGTACCAGTTGCTTTGCACTTAGACCACGGTTCATCTGTTGATGTATGTAAACAATACATCGATGCAGGTTTCTCTTCCGTAATGTTCGACCACTCTCACTACCCAATCGATGAAAACATCGCTTTAACCAAAGAAGTAGTGGCTTATGCTCATCCTAAGAACGTTTCTGTAGAAGCAGAAGTTGGTACAGTTGGTGGTACTGAAGATGGCGTAACCGGCGGCATCAAATACGCTGACTTAGAAGAATGCAAACGCATGGTTTCTGAAGGTCAAATCGACGCTTTAGCTGCTGCTTTAGGTTCAGTTCACGGGACTTACGCTGGCGAACCTGTATTAGGTTTTGACGAAATGCTTGCTATCTCTGAAGCAACTGGTGCTCCACTTGTACTCCACGGTGGTTCAGGGATTCCAGAATTCCAAATCAAGAAAGCAATCGAACGTGGTCACGCTAAAATCAACGTAAACACTGAATTGCAACAACAATGGACAGCAGCTGTTCGTGCTAAATTAGCAGCTGACTCAGAAGTCTATGATCCACGTAAAGTCATCGCACCTGGTAAAGAAGCCATTGTGAAGACAACTAAAGAAATCATGGACATGTTTGGTTCAACAGGCAAAGCCTAA
- the dnaX gene encoding DNA polymerase III subunit gamma/tau — MSYQALYRVWRPQSFDELVGQPLIAETLKNAVKNQQLSHAYLFTGPRGTGKTSAAKILAKAVNCPHQTDGNPCNQCELCQAITAGQLSDVIEIDAASNNGVEEIRDLRDKVRYAPSQATYKVYIIDEVHMLTTGAFNALLKTLEEPPAQVLFILATTEPHKIPATIISRTQRFDFGRISQADLVGRMQYILEQDGIDFEAEALAVIARAANGGMRDSLSLLDQALSYNRSAVTVQSALEVTGSLSQLVYIDYLTALQAHDGPKALSILQASLQEGKQANRFVEELILFCRDLLLTLNSKDNFTLLTQAELKPLRQAGNNRFYYNLIERLNQALNQMRFATQADLFVEVATIELAQEVANQPVAAGPESGVLADLVRQVQALEAKVSQLEAQLRAGAPAQVAAPSPQAPVVDDQPRVPRERPAGQRQAYQLDTDAVYAVLNEATRQDVSQLKSGWAAWLESLPPQDRVRLTGAEVQAAGPERILLAFKSQDFCGRVQQDADFVQELSRQLARHFDRPVALAFVLQSEWSQVRQTYKVLYDQAGGPIKIGAVAEPIRLALEAEPLEAEQTSPPSDDFQSLEQVMMDLPEAPEASEPGTDLFGLPMERPEPAQPVADQEDLPTVDPVFAQAPDQDSVPPVVSQALALFGQDVVDIDYEK, encoded by the coding sequence ATGAGTTATCAAGCCTTATATCGGGTCTGGCGGCCCCAAAGTTTTGACGAGTTAGTGGGGCAACCCCTAATTGCCGAAACCCTAAAAAATGCGGTCAAGAACCAGCAATTAAGCCACGCCTATTTGTTCACCGGGCCACGGGGAACAGGGAAGACCTCTGCAGCCAAAATTCTGGCCAAGGCAGTCAATTGCCCACATCAGACAGATGGCAATCCCTGCAACCAGTGTGAACTTTGCCAAGCCATTACAGCTGGCCAATTGAGCGACGTTATTGAGATTGACGCGGCCTCCAACAACGGGGTCGAGGAAATCCGCGACCTAAGGGACAAGGTGCGCTATGCGCCCAGTCAAGCGACCTACAAGGTCTATATCATCGACGAGGTCCATATGCTGACCACCGGAGCCTTTAATGCCTTGCTCAAAACCCTGGAAGAGCCACCGGCTCAGGTTCTCTTCATCCTAGCCACGACAGAACCGCATAAGATTCCCGCCACTATTATCTCGCGGACTCAACGCTTCGACTTTGGGCGGATTAGTCAGGCTGATTTAGTCGGCCGCATGCAGTATATTTTGGAACAAGACGGGATTGACTTTGAAGCCGAAGCCCTGGCAGTGATTGCGCGGGCAGCCAATGGTGGGATGCGGGATAGCCTGAGTTTGCTGGACCAAGCCCTATCCTATAACCGTTCAGCGGTGACCGTTCAATCAGCCTTGGAAGTGACGGGGTCCTTGTCTCAGCTGGTCTATATCGATTATCTGACTGCCCTCCAAGCCCATGATGGGCCTAAGGCCTTGAGTATTTTGCAGGCCAGTCTTCAAGAAGGCAAACAGGCCAACCGCTTTGTGGAAGAGCTGATTCTCTTCTGTCGAGACCTCTTGTTGACCTTGAATTCCAAAGATAACTTCACACTCCTGACCCAAGCAGAACTCAAGCCTCTGCGTCAGGCTGGGAACAATCGCTTCTATTACAATCTAATTGAAAGACTGAATCAGGCCTTAAACCAAATGCGTTTTGCTACGCAAGCCGACCTCTTCGTAGAAGTAGCCACCATTGAATTGGCCCAAGAGGTCGCCAATCAGCCGGTAGCTGCTGGCCCTGAGTCAGGCGTCCTGGCCGACCTTGTGCGTCAGGTGCAAGCCCTAGAGGCCAAGGTCAGCCAACTGGAAGCCCAGTTACGGGCAGGCGCACCTGCTCAAGTAGCAGCTCCTAGCCCTCAAGCGCCAGTAGTGGATGACCAGCCGCGGGTGCCGCGCGAGCGCCCTGCAGGTCAGCGCCAAGCCTATCAGTTAGACACGGATGCCGTCTATGCCGTCCTCAATGAAGCCACACGTCAAGACGTCAGCCAGCTTAAAAGTGGCTGGGCTGCTTGGCTAGAATCCCTGCCACCACAAGACCGTGTGCGCTTGACGGGCGCAGAGGTGCAGGCAGCAGGTCCTGAACGTATTCTCTTGGCCTTCAAGAGCCAGGACTTCTGTGGCCGGGTCCAACAAGATGCTGACTTCGTCCAAGAGCTTAGTCGCCAACTGGCCCGCCACTTTGACCGGCCGGTCGCCCTAGCCTTTGTCTTACAGAGTGAGTGGAGTCAGGTGCGCCAGACCTATAAGGTCCTCTATGATCAAGCGGGCGGCCCTATCAAAATTGGCGCCGTGGCAGAACCTATTAGGCTAGCCCTAGAGGCGGAGCCTCTAGAAGCTGAACAAACCAGCCCACCATCAGACGACTTCCAAAGCCTGGAACAAGTCATGATGGACCTACCAGAGGCGCCAGAAGCAAGTGAGCCAGGCACTGATTTGTTTGGTCTGCCAATGGAAAGGCCAGAACCCGCTCAGCCAGTAGCGGACCAGGAGGACTTGCCGACGGTTGACCCTGTCTTCGCACAGGCACCAGATCAGGACAGCGTCCCACCTGTTGTCAGCCAAGCCTTGGCCCTCTTTGGTCAAGATGTGGTCGACATCGATTACGAAAAATAA
- a CDS encoding acyltransferase family protein, which produces MKGQHIRGLNGIKGLAILMVISYHLFPSVTSGGFLWVNSFFVLGGFFLARSMEKIQEGNRPHALRNYVLKTVQRLWWPLLVFILILLAYLLAFDRRELSYDRSDILSSLFFFNNYFQISAGRSYFTQMAGTSPFTHLWYNSLYVQSFLVGVAGIWVTQKAYFSAYYKAAFWLALMSLSHTLTFYLYQPSGDPSLVYYGLVTRFASVAGGIALAYLLPIFLNACYRYQHKQVMLNILALVSVALMLVLSFTASDQAGITYYLWLPAFNILTMLLVLALVGGATLGRLVFDWGFLTHFGRRSYSFYLWYYPLLTGLLKALPHTAWTAVLVLVVILLASEIFYWLVEGRAPQPVWTWGRRFKTAWARLRQGAWRWPDWRKASLGLVGVIVLVVGLLLAADYQRFALFELEYLAFTNKTHVQKAIYPGTEAMDALQTDLKAVDTTFKTDYVTPQSHQTILDKAIKASQVNAEMQAFFEENKEVLEQAAALNPELVAMLSPVEIIYATTQEVSLFGDSVALLNSSTFSDIFWQGNTYGKVSLSVYNGAQEILQDRVWSGLVKPKVVIQLGVNGGLDTDSMDQLMAILQGREVYFVTVHNADGEDTEVNSYIKDTARRYPNAHVIDWQAYQVGHPEWYVSDGVHHNEVGTLHYVAFIARSLYQQR; this is translated from the coding sequence ATGAAAGGACAACATATACGAGGCCTGAATGGCATAAAGGGTTTGGCTATTCTGATGGTCATTAGCTATCACCTCTTTCCGAGCGTGACCAGCGGTGGCTTTCTCTGGGTCAATAGTTTCTTTGTCCTAGGGGGCTTCTTCCTTGCGCGAAGCATGGAGAAAATCCAAGAAGGTAATCGGCCACATGCCCTGAGAAACTATGTCTTAAAAACAGTCCAACGGCTTTGGTGGCCACTCTTGGTCTTTATTTTAATCCTATTGGCCTATCTGCTAGCCTTTGATCGACGGGAGCTGAGTTATGACCGAAGCGACATTCTATCTAGTCTCTTCTTCTTCAATAATTACTTCCAGATTAGCGCCGGCCGGTCCTACTTTACTCAGATGGCTGGGACCTCGCCATTTACCCACCTCTGGTATAATTCGCTTTATGTCCAGTCTTTCCTAGTCGGAGTGGCTGGTATCTGGGTGACCCAGAAAGCCTACTTTTCGGCCTACTATAAGGCAGCCTTTTGGCTGGCTCTGATGAGTCTCAGTCACACATTGACCTTCTACCTCTACCAACCATCAGGGGATCCCTCTCTGGTTTATTATGGTTTGGTGACCCGCTTTGCTAGTGTAGCGGGTGGGATTGCCCTGGCTTACTTATTGCCAATTTTCCTTAACGCTTGCTATCGCTATCAGCACAAGCAAGTCATGCTCAATATTCTGGCCTTAGTGTCAGTCGCGCTCATGCTAGTCCTAAGTTTTACTGCATCAGACCAGGCAGGTATTACCTACTATCTCTGGTTGCCAGCCTTCAACATCCTGACCATGTTACTAGTACTGGCCTTAGTCGGGGGCGCAACCCTAGGGCGTTTAGTCTTTGATTGGGGCTTTTTGACCCATTTTGGCCGTCGTTCCTATTCTTTCTACCTCTGGTACTATCCGCTCTTGACCGGCCTGCTCAAGGCACTGCCTCATACGGCTTGGACAGCCGTCTTAGTGCTAGTGGTTATCCTACTAGCTAGCGAAATCTTCTACTGGCTAGTTGAAGGCCGTGCCCCTCAGCCTGTCTGGACTTGGGGTCGTCGTTTTAAGACCGCCTGGGCGCGTTTGAGACAAGGCGCGTGGCGCTGGCCAGACTGGCGTAAGGCTAGCCTAGGGCTAGTGGGAGTCATTGTTTTAGTAGTCGGCCTCTTGCTAGCAGCTGACTATCAACGCTTTGCCTTGTTTGAATTGGAGTACTTGGCCTTTACTAACAAGACCCATGTTCAAAAAGCCATTTATCCTGGGACTGAAGCTATGGATGCCCTACAGACCGATCTCAAGGCAGTGGACACGACCTTTAAGACCGACTATGTGACGCCACAGTCTCACCAAACCATCCTTGATAAGGCCATTAAAGCCAGTCAGGTCAATGCCGAAATGCAAGCCTTTTTTGAGGAGAACAAGGAAGTTTTAGAGCAAGCCGCTGCCCTTAATCCAGAGCTTGTGGCCATGCTGTCACCAGTTGAAATCATTTATGCGACCACTCAAGAAGTATCGCTCTTTGGTGACTCGGTGGCCTTGCTTAACTCATCGACTTTCTCTGATATCTTCTGGCAAGGCAATACCTACGGTAAGGTCAGCCTGTCCGTCTATAACGGAGCGCAAGAAATTCTACAGGACCGTGTCTGGTCGGGTCTAGTTAAACCTAAAGTTGTCATCCAACTGGGTGTCAATGGTGGCTTAGATACTGATTCCATGGATCAGCTTATGGCAATTTTACAAGGTAGAGAAGTCTATTTTGTAACCGTCCATAATGCGGATGGTGAAGACACGGAAGTGAATAGCTACATTAAAGACACTGCCCGTCGTTATCCAAATGCCCATGTAATTGATTGGCAAGCCTATCAAGTGGGACATCCGGAATGGTATGTGTCAGATGGCGTCCACCACAATGAAGTCGGCACCCTGCACTATGTGGCCTTTATCGCTCGTAGTCTCTATCAACAACGTTAA
- a CDS encoding prepilin peptidase: protein MRFILAFCLGACLGSFVPCLAHQLVFDHFNWRARSSCDYCHHPLSWKELIPLISQALLHSRCPYCHQVISSIYWQSELVGGSLAIGVVLMAAYQAWSPTRICLYSILLALLAVMAACDLWAYWVPDILQLACLPFSFFLAFYQTWDGWKMLVIVLALAFLILLQILHPHWLGGADIKLLGLLWLSLPLMALAWLLGLAAGLGLLMVGSRPRRWHQPIPFVPAIALAYYLVLALLPWLT from the coding sequence ATGCGATTTATCTTAGCCTTTTGTTTGGGGGCTTGCCTAGGTTCTTTTGTGCCTTGTTTGGCCCACCAACTGGTTTTTGACCATTTTAATTGGCGGGCTCGTTCCTCTTGCGATTATTGCCATCATCCTCTCTCCTGGAAAGAGCTCATCCCCCTGATTTCCCAAGCCCTCCTCCATTCCCGTTGCCCTTACTGCCACCAAGTAATCTCATCGATTTACTGGCAAAGCGAGTTGGTGGGAGGCAGCTTAGCTATCGGCGTGGTCTTGATGGCTGCTTATCAGGCCTGGTCTCCTACTCGAATCTGCTTATATAGTATCTTACTCGCCTTGCTTGCTGTGATGGCTGCTTGCGACCTCTGGGCTTACTGGGTGCCGGATATCTTACAGCTTGCTTGCCTACCTTTTAGTTTCTTTCTTGCCTTTTATCAAACTTGGGATGGCTGGAAGATGCTGGTGATTGTCCTTGCCTTGGCCTTTCTCATCTTACTCCAAATTTTGCATCCCCATTGGCTTGGCGGAGCTGATATCAAATTACTGGGCCTGCTCTGGCTATCTCTTCCACTCATGGCGCTAGCTTGGCTCTTGGGACTGGCAGCCGGGCTTGGTCTTTTGATGGTTGGCAGTCGGCCTAGGCGCTGGCACCAACCTATTCCCTTTGTCCCAGCCATTGCCCTCGCCTACTATCTAGTCTTAGCCCTCTTGCCATGGCTCACATAA